A part of Aegilops tauschii subsp. strangulata cultivar AL8/78 chromosome 2, Aet v6.0, whole genome shotgun sequence genomic DNA contains:
- the LOC109779777 gene encoding F-box/LRR-repeat protein At4g14103-like gives MAATSSEAVQQDDRLGKLPDDILVSILERLDDLRFAVRSSILSKRWRHLPGMISDIDLDVWSFVKHDHDEDRRNTGLPQAVESVLAHQSRHSIDRLAVHFFLTDDSARILRAVDDAVSSGRRQVTSVALSILGEKPDVLCDAGDMLRHAARLLPSLAAYPSAFAGLADLHLESVRLGESDVPRLLGACGKLERLALQNCDSGLRTVLRLEHPRLRELDAVFCGCEAVELRSLPRLERVTCTQWMPSKNLPPLLFGQVPGLEAVTFTNAAMGGDRALGFGELVGDAAATLRELVLNFLNGRVWIQPQEPVPLMQNLMHASFHNIREQCDLTWTMLILKSAPHLKTLGVTVSNHSCGDTDPEDAEIIRRLFSQEDIIQWQPSYFKHCDLSMLVIHGFQVQEKFMKYIKRLMKVAINLEEMCLLRDECKNWIVVKPAHKL, from the exons ATGGCGGCGACAAGTAGCGAAGCCGTGCAGCAGGACGATAGGCTGGGCAAGCTGCCCGACGATATCCTTGTTTCCATCCTAGAGCGTCTGGACGACCTACGATTCGCCGTGAGAAGCAGCATCTTAAGCAAGCGGTGGCGACACCTTCCCGGCATGATCTCTGACATCGATTTGGACGTCTGGTCCTTCGTCAAGCACGACCATGATGAGGATAGACGCAACACGGGGTTGCCACAGGCAGTGGAGAGCGTGCTGGCACACCAGAGCCGGCACAGCATCGACCGCCTCGCCGTGCACTTCTTCTTGACGGACGACTCCGCCCGCATCTTGCGCGCCGTCGACGACGCCGTGTCGAGCGGGAGGCGTCAGGTGACCTCCGTGGCGCTCTCGATCCTCGGAGAGAAGCCCGACGTGCTCTGCGACGCGGGCGACATGCTCAGGCACGCGGCGCGCCTCCTGCCGTCCCTCGCCGCGTACCCGAGCGCGTTCGCGGGCCTCGCCGACCTGCACCTGGAGAGCGTTAGGCTGGGCGAGTCCGATGTCCCCCGCCTGCTGGGCGCCTGCGGCAAGCTGGAGCGCCTCGCTCTGCAGAACTGCGACTCCGGCTTGCGGACGGTGCTGCGGCTGGAGCACCCGCGGCTCCGCGAGCTCGACGCCGTCTTTTGCGGCTGCGAGGCGGTCGAGCTGAGGTCGCTCCCAAGGCTTGAGCGCGTGACCTGCACCCAATGGATGCCGTCGAAAAATCTACCCCCACTTCTATTCGGCCAGGTTCCAGGGCTCGAGGCCGTGACATTCACTAACGCTGCCATGGGTGGCGACAGGGCTCTCGGATTTGGGGAGTTAGTTGGAGACGCTGCTGCGACCCTCCGTGAATTAGTGCTTAACTTCCTAAATGGAAGG GTTTGGATCCAACCTCAGGAGCCGGTTCCTCTCATGCAGAATTTGATGCATGCTAGCTTTCATAATATTAGAGAACAATGCGATCTCACTTGGACAATGCTCATTTTGAAATCTGCACCCCACTTGAAGACTCTTGGTGTTACG GTATCGAACCATAGCTGTGGTGACACCGACCCAGAGGATGCTGAGATCATAAGGCGATTATTTTCCCAGGAAGATATTATACAGTGGCAACCTTCTTATTTCAAGCACTGTGACTTGTCTATGCTCGTCATTCATGGTTTTCAAGTCCAAGAAAAATTCATGAAGTACATAAAACGTCTCATGAAAGTGGCAATAAATTTGGAAGAGATGTGTTTGTTGCGCGATGAATGCAAGAACT GGATTGTTGTAAAACCAGCCCACAAACTTTAG